The nucleotide sequence CCGTGGCGGCGGTTCGTGGTGCTGGGCGACAGCGTGGCCGAGGGCATGTGCGAGCCGGTCGACGGCTACCCCGACCTGCAGTGGGCCGACCGGATCGGCGCCGAGCTGCGCGCCGTGCGGCCCGAGCTGGCGTACCGGAACCTGGGTCGGCGCGGCCTGCGGGCGCACGAGGTACGGGCGATCCAGTTGGCGCCGGCGCTGGAGCTCGCGCCGGACCTGGCGCTGGTGGTGTGCGGCGGCAACGACGCGTTCCGGCCGGCGTACGACCCGGAGGCGGTGGACGCCGAGCTGACCGCCATGGTCACCGCGCTCCAGGGCGCCGGGGCGGACGTCATCACGGTCGGCATGTTCGACGTGTCGCACAGCCCCGCGGTGCCCGACCCGCTGCGAGCCGGCCTCGGCGAGCGGATGCGCCTGCTGTCGGCCCACACCGGACGGCTGGCGGCGCGGCTCGGCACGCTGCACGTGCACCTCACCGACCACCCGCTCGTCGCGGACCCGTCGCTGTACAGCAGCGACGGCCGGCACGGCAGCGCCCGCAGCGACGCGGTAGCCACGGCGGAGACCCTCCGCGTGCTCGGCAG is from Micromonospora terminaliae and encodes:
- a CDS encoding SGNH/GDSL hydrolase family protein, with protein sequence MGSTVTEATDPWCLRPGEAGELLRGHPWRRFVVLGDSVAEGMCEPVDGYPDLQWADRIGAELRAVRPELAYRNLGRRGLRAHEVRAIQLAPALELAPDLALVVCGGNDAFRPAYDPEAVDAELTAMVTALQGAGADVITVGMFDVSHSPAVPDPLRAGLGERMRLLSAHTGRLAARLGTLHVHLTDHPLVADPSLYSSDGRHGSARSDAVATAETLRVLGSHLRAHA